CCAGGTTCGATGCTGTCAGGTTCAATTCAGCCTGCCGGATATCCGGTCGGTTTTGAAGCAATTGGGAAGGAATCCCGTTGTAAATCGTATCCGGAACCATTTGCTGGAAAGCTGTTGAGTTGCGCTGAACCGGTTGCGGGAAGCGTCCTACCAGGAAGTTGATGCGGTTTTCTGCCTCGACGATCTGCTGCTGGATGTAAAATAAGTGGCTTTGGTTCTTGTAAACCTCCGCCTCAAACTTCTTCACGGCCAATTCGGTTACTTCACCGGCAACTTTTTGCAACTTCACGATTTCCAGCGCATTTTTCTGGATCTCCAGGTTTTGCTGCAGGATCATCAGTTTGTTATCGTATGCCATCAATTCGTAGTACGACTCCGAGATTTCAGCCACCAGGTTGGTAACCATGAAGTTTTTACCCTCCACACTTGCCAGGTAACGGGATGCAGCTGCATCTCTTCCGTTTCGCAATTTGCGCCAGATATCGATTTCCCAGGAAGCATTTACGCCTACCATTAAATCTCCAAGCGGTTCGGGGAAAGCTTTCCCGTCGTGGATCGGCAGGTTTTTCTCCACTGCTCCGTCACGGGTGTATTCACCGACTTTTTCCACACCGGCCCCAACGCGAACACCGGCTGAAGGCAGGTATTCTCCCTTTTTGGCTCTTACTTCTGCTTTTGCCACATTGATCTCCTGCATGGTGATGTTCAACTCCTGGTTATTTTTCAGGGCAGTATCAATCAATGCAATCAGGTACTGGTCCTTGAAGAAATCTTTCCATTTGATGTCGGCCGTATTGGTGCTGTCTTTGGAATCAGAACCCGGATACGTTGCAGGAGTCGATTTATTTTCCGTCTTTAAAGCTATTTTCAGGTCTTTACATGCGGTGACACTGACTGCCAGTGCTGCAATGATGAACCAGCTTCCTATTTTATTTTTAGTGCGCATTGTCTTCAGTTTCATCGGTTGTTGGAAAATTGTCTATTGCATGAACGAAGTCCTCTGTCAAAGAGCTGTCATCTTCGTTCTTGATCAGTTTGCGGCCATCAGCCAGCGTACCGAAGATGTAGTACAGACCCGGGATAATGATTACTCCGAAGATCGTTCCGAAGAGCATTCCTCCCAGTGCACAAGCCCCGATCGTTCTGTTACCGATAGCTCCCGGACCGGTTGCAATAACCAATGGGATCAACCCGGCGATGAACGCAAAGGAAGTCATCAAAATCGGACGGAAACGCACTTTTGCACCTTCAATGGCCGCTTCCAGAACGGTTGCTCCTTCGTGGTGCTTCTGCATGGCGAATTCCACGATCAACACGGCGTTCTTACCTAAGAGCCCGACGAGCATGACTAATCCTACCTGTGCATAGATGTTGTTCTCCAATCCCATTAATTTGATCAGTAAGAACGACCCGAAGATCCCGGCAGGAAGTGAAAGAATTACAGCCAATGGAATGATGAAGCTTTCATACTGTGCCGCCAATACGAAGTATACGAAGATCAATACGACGATGAAAATGTACAAAGCTTCGTTTCCACGCATGGTTTCGTCTTTTGAAAGTCCTCCCCAGTCGATGTCGTAACCTCTCGGCAATGTTGATTTGGCAACTTCCTGTGCTGCTTTGATCGCTTCACCGGAACTGAATCCTTTTGCAGCAGAACCACGAATGGATGCGGTTGTGTACATGTTGTAACGGTTGATCTCGTTGGCTCCCTGTGATTTCACGATTTTCATAAAGGAAGAGAAAGGAACCATTTCGCCGCGGTCATTTTTCACATATAGTTTCATGATATCTTCCGGCAATCTTCTGTATTCCGGAGAAGCCTGAACGAATACCTTGAAGAAACGCTGGTACTTGATGAAACCAAGTTCGTAAGTACTACCGATCAAAATGGAAAGCGTGTTCATCGCGTTTCCGATGGAAACTCCTTTCTGCATCGCCAAATCGTTGTTGATCTGAAGTTCGTATTGCGGATAATTCGCACTATAGAACGTGAACAGACCTGTGATTTCCTTGCGTTTGCGCAATGCATTCATGAATTCCGTATTCACACGTTCCAATTCCAGGTAATCACCCGTGTTGGTCTTATCCAGCAACTGAAGAGAGAAACCTCCCGCTGCACCATACCCCGGAACCGCCGGCGGATCAAAGAACTCGATGGTTGCACCCGGAATTACTTTCGCTTTTTCTTCCAGTTCATAGATGATTTCCTGCACGTTATGCTTTCTTTCCGACCATGGATCCAGGTTGATCAGACAGGTTCCGGCATTGGAACCACGACCTTCCGTCAATACCTCGTATCCCGCAAGGGCAGAAACGGATTTGATACCATCTACTTTTTCGGCAATTGCCTGCAGTTTTCGTGCAATATCATTGGTTCTTTCCAAAGTTGATCCCGGAGGTGTCTGGATAATCGCATAGATCATTCC
The window above is part of the Fluviicola sp. genome. Proteins encoded here:
- a CDS encoding efflux transporter outer membrane subunit, with the protein product MRTKNKIGSWFIIAALAVSVTACKDLKIALKTENKSTPATYPGSDSKDSTNTADIKWKDFFKDQYLIALIDTALKNNQELNITMQEINVAKAEVRAKKGEYLPSAGVRVGAGVEKVGEYTRDGAVEKNLPIHDGKAFPEPLGDLMVGVNASWEIDIWRKLRNGRDAAASRYLASVEGKNFMVTNLVAEISESYYELMAYDNKLMILQQNLEIQKNALEIVKLQKVAGEVTELAVKKFEAEVYKNQSHLFYIQQQIVEAENRINFLVGRFPQPVQRNSTAFQQMVPDTIYNGIPSQLLQNRPDIRQAELNLTASNLDVKVARAQFYPSLRITAGVGYQAFNVKYLITSPQSLLYNIAGDLVAPLINRNALKAKYASANAKQFQAVYKYEQTILNAYIEVANRVTKVQNLKNSYDLKLKQVDAMNQSITISTNLFKSAKADYMEVLMTQRDAIEAKFDLVEIKQEQLYNMVSVYQALGGGWK